From the Hordeum vulgare subsp. vulgare chromosome 1H, MorexV3_pseudomolecules_assembly, whole genome shotgun sequence genome, the window gtaaagtacggggagtgacgaatgggttccggggttttatcgggaggggacacccacccgagagaggacctaataggcccatgggtggcgcaccagcccttagtgggctggtgaggccagcccaataaatcCTTTTCAgttgaaagcaaaataaaaagaaaaaggaaaaatgtaaaggaaggaggtggacaagatgggaaggagtcctccaccaaattgaattggaggaggactcctccctcttgagcTCGGTCGaatcctcctacttggagtaggcggcaagccaccctcccccttgttcctcctatatacagtggaggtttgagaggcttttggcaccccaaGCCTATGTgcatccctgatacgtctccaacgtatctataatttttgatggtttcatgttattatcttgtcaaactttggatgttttgtatgccttttatatcttgtttgggacaaacctattaactcagtgccaagtgtcagttcctgttttttccgtctttttgacccttttcagaggaggattttaaacggagtccaaatggaataaaacttccgaaaagattttttccggaacagaagatacgcgtcaagcttgagaaccaaggcaggggacaccaggggaccccacaagccccctaggcgcggccagggggaccgcgcctcccaagcttgtgggatccctgggcctcccctaccctagctccttcgcctataaattccctaaagtcccagaaaaaatcagcagagccacgaaaatacttttccgccgccgcaagcttctgtctccgcaagatcccatctggggcacgttctggtgccctgccgggggggagattcggatacggagggcttcttcatcaacaccatgacctctccgatgatgcgtgagtagctcaccatagacctacgggtccatagctagtagctagatggcttcttctctctcttggatcttcaataaaaagttctccatgatcttcatggagatctattcgatgtaatcttcttttgcggtgtgtttgtcgagatccgttgaattgtggatttatgatcagattatctacgaatcttatttgattttcttctgatctctcttatgcatgatttcatatccttgtaattctcttcgagttgtgggttttgtttggccaacttgatctatgattcttgcaatgggagaagtgcttggttttgggttcataccgtgcggtgacctcacccagtgacagaaggggtagcgaggcacgcatcgtgttgtttccatcaagggtaaaaagatggggttttcatcattggtttgagtttatccctctacatcatgtcatcttgcttaaggcgttactctgttcgtcatgaactcaatacactagatgcatgctcgatagcggtcgatgtgtggagtaatagtagtagatgcagaaagtatcggtctacttgtctcggacgtgatgcctatatgtatgatcattgccttagatatcgtcatgactttgcgcggttctatcaatttctcgacagtaatttgttcacccaccgtaatatttgctattttgagagaagcctctagtgaacactatggcccccgggtctacttcacaccatattttcagccttactcttttacttcgtttcactttccgccttcagatctcactttgcaataaatcttgaagggattgacaacccctttatagcgttgggtgcaagctcttttgtgtttgcgcaggtactctggacttgacgagattctcctaatggattgataccttggttctcaaactgagggaaatacttactgctcctttgctgcatcaccctttcctcttcaagggaaaaaccaacgcaagccaagtctccatcaacgtgccaatttctggcgttgttgtttgagaagtagcaagccctctctccctccactactttgtgacagcccgtagctagttcggtatggcatgacgaagccttgccggagtagctccagcaCCATCCCCGCCACGCTGTCATGCCGCCGGAGAATACAGCCGCGTCttcgtctctcttactggatcaagaaggcggagatcgtcatcgagttgtacgtgtgctgaacgcggaggtgtcgtccgttcggtactagaccgggacgaagttcgtgggacggatcgtgagcagATCGCAAACACGTtcgactatatcaaccgcgttcttaacgcttctcgctgagcgatctacaagggtatgtggatctgatctcccctctcgtagaagatcatcaccatgataggtctttcgtgtgcgtaggaaattttttgtttcccatgcaacgttccccaatagtcacCTCGGCCTTGAGACCCGCATCCGCTACGTTGTGCGGGATTGAAAGTTGACCACGCCCCTGGGATAACTCTGGCCAAAATCAGGAAATCCAGCTCGCTCCATTACTCCCCATAACTGCGGTACCACTGGCTGCATTGAAGGCGATGGTTGGACCGACCGTGCGGGAAAGCAGTTCAGGAGGGGTCGGGGTTGGGAGCGGGCATGGCTAGGTGTTGGTACTAAGGTATTTTCTGTCCTTAGCAAGAAAAAATATTATGTAATCAATTTAAATAAACGAAAAAAAGGGAAATGAATGAGAAAATAGAAACATGGAAAAAGAGTCAGAGAAAAAACACTGAGAACCGGAGTTTGTGGGAAAAAAACTTGCAGAAAACCGTAGGAAAACAAGGACCtgaagaaaaaaacagaaaacaggctcaGCCGACCCACTGATGGGCCTGCCCACTCGCGATAAATGACATTTGCATCTTGGCCCAGCTACAAATAACCCAAATCCGGTTAGGAATGGAGGATCGGGCTTTCACTACAACGCAATGCATTTTTCTTGCAGGATGGTCTGAAGAGGGGTATGGGTATACCTCTTGTTTCATCAGTGTACTTAAAGCTTTAGTGTTTCACATATATTTGCTTTTGATCAGGATAATGCTTTTTAGTACTGATGGTTGCCCTATATTAAATTCTTAATTCATCTAATAATTCCTATGATTTTATTAAATGTCACTTGTTCACTAGTTGTTGGAATAAATCATATAGGGACTCAATTTATTTGAGATAACTGTTTGTTGGCTATAAGCTATAAATAGTTAACATATCACTTGAATCAGGTATTGATTTCAAACTCCGGAAGGGATGGACTATTGATGCTCGCTATAGATCCCTGATATACATGCGCCCACTTGAGATATGGGTAATGCAGCATGCGTTGTCTCCTCCAAGGGCGATCATCGGGGCCCCAAAGGTAAATACAATGGAGAGGGCCTATGTTTCTCCCGGTGCGCTCCAGTTTCTCCATGATAGCGTCATGAAGATCACTTCCAAGAGCGGTTGATTTTGAGCTATTGTGTGTGTGGGATGTGATTGCTGGTGTGATTAGAGATTTAGCTCAATTGTTCATGTACATGCATATCTAAAGAATGCAGAGTTGCAATTTCCAGAGAGGGAAGGTCATGTACAACCAATCTTGTCTTGTATATTGTGATCACTGTCAATGACGTGAGTCTAACTTTGCACAATATTGTACATAATAAAGATAGTGTGAAATATCTCGTGTGCTATCGACTTGtccatttttttcaaattcattttGTCTTATCGGTAACATTGCACACTGACATCCCATATCTCACAGATTCACATAAGAAGGGATATGGGCCACGTGGCACCACTAGAAAATCCAAGTTCGGCCATGTGTGTGTTTTAATGGCCAATGTGATCTTATCGATAATATTGCACAGTAACATCCCATGTTGTTTCCTCACGATCACTCTTTGTGATGCTGCGGAACCATGACACTTAGGATCAGTAGTGGAGCCAGGAAAATTCTTTTAGGGAGGCCAAGTGCTCTTAAAACTGATTGGGGAGGGCCAAACCATTGGGAATTTTTTTAGCAGCAAATTATCACCAATTTCACACTGTTCATTAGAAAATATGCAGCTGATCCATGATGCTAGGGGGGGCAGGGCCCTTGCTACACCCCCAAGTCGCTACCACTGGTTAGGGTCTCAAGGCCAAGCAACTCGTGTGATGCAAGGAATCACTGACTTACATCACAATATCTTATTTTGGTTTTCATATGTTGGTTCGCGCTTTTATGGAATTTCAATGAGCAAACTAATCCAATCCCACAAAGGTCTAATCAAATAATTGCAGGATTTGTTGATTTATTTCCTTCAGGGTGAAATGTGTGGGGGCATGTGTGCTGATGTTGATAGGTTTTATGCCAAGATAAATAGGGTAGTTGGTATAActctcttagagcatctctagcagacaccGTACAATGCCGATCCGCAAAAGCCATTTACAGTTCGCGAAAAACGGGTTTTGCTGGCCGGCGCGGGTGTGGACAGAGGCAGACCCCCCAAAACGGACCCGTATAAAAGCATATTCGAAGAAGATGCTGCTATACAGATCGTCAATGCGGGGTTTGCTCGTGCGCCACCTTGTCGACCCGCAAACCGAATACCCCGTAAATCAGAATTACTCATCATGTGCAAAATAAGTAGAATATCAATATTACAAATATAGTAATCATCCAAAGtacaataattattcaaatcaTCGTAGCAAACTAAATGAATGTCACACGTGAATACAAAACGTGTCCCGTAAACAAAGCACACATGAATGAAATGAAAATGAATGGAAAAATGGAATGTTACCATTCCCCAGCCCTTTGCCAATGGTGCTCAATGAGATCCTTCTGAAGTTGACAGTGATTGTttgcattttcaatctccttgtaggTCTGAAGAAAAGCTCTGATTCGGTTAGggtctctagctggtttgacacCGCTGCCCACATTGCAATAGAAGAACTCTAAGTTCATGCCTCTCTCATCTTCAGAATCATATTATGAagaataacacaacatgtcattaTGTTTTTTTAAGGATCGCTTGTCCCAAAACCGAGCAGGACCACGaacaatggcaaacctagattgcaaaaacccaaatgctctttcaatgtcttttcgggctgcctcttgtgcccTTGCGAGTTCAGACTCTTTCCTACTTTGGGGGTCTTTGATGCTCTTCACAAATGTACACCAAGAAGGGTatataccatctgcaagataACATCCTTTTGTGTATTCATGCccattgatagtgtagttgcaagctggagcatcaccactagcaagtctAGCAAGCAAATGAAACCGTTGCAACACAATGATATCATTTAGAGTACCCGACATACCAAAAAAGTAATGTCAAATCCATACATCATGTGAAGCTACGAcctctagcacaattgttgcatcatgagacttgccacaatacattccCTGCCATGCTTTTGGGCAATTTTTCCAAgtccaatgcatacaatctatgcttccTAGCATGCCATGCCAACCTCTTCTTTCATTAAATGCCATCAATTcttttgtgtcttcctcgttcGGTGCCCGAAGATATTCAGTACCAAAGACACGGACAATCACTTTGGCAAACCTACGCACTGACTCAATTGTACTATCTTCCCCAATGCGAAGGTACTCATCGGTATAGTAAGCTGGAACGCCATATGAAATTACCCGCATAGCTGCCAAGATTTTATGATATGCACTAATTCCCTTCAAACCCGCGGCattccttctttgagtaaaatatcgACAGTTCGCCTCGCAAGCTTGAACAATTTTAACAAAGAGGGATCTGCGCATACGGTACCTTCTCCAGAAGAGGTGCGGCGGGTATGTTGGACTGGCGACGAGTAGTCTCGCATCAGCATCTCGTTGCCGAGATGGCGATTTCGAGGAATGCAAAGACGAACGACAGTCGATCCACGCTGCCTCTTTCGGTTCTCGTCTCCGTGCTCCTGCACGGCAAGGGCCATCACCAAGCTCTACCGGCGAAATGTGAGAAGCATCTTCTCAACATCTGAGTCATCCGAAGAGGATGAATCCTCGAGCAGAAACTTCTCGCACAGGCTCAAGTCCATCTCCAGCGGGGGCTCTCCCGGCGCCGTGGATAGGCGGCTCCGGGGAAGCCGGTGCAGCGGCTCGGCGGAAGAGGGAAGCGGCGAACCAGCGGTGCGATTCGCCCCAAAGATTCGGCTGATAGCTGTgccccggagcgggcggcggactGAGGGAACCAATGGCGACGCGGCGGCAGAAGGGGTGGGGAAAGGGCGCGGGCTGAATTGTCCGTCCCGCCAACCGTTTTTCTGTGATACAGGGCACCGTATAGGCGAGGCAGAAACCTGTGTTTTCGCGGGTTGGGAAGGGGTTTTTGCCGCACCCCTTAAAAAATCTTACGGGTCGAACGAGTTTGCGGGGTCTGGTCTGACAACATTTTTCATCTCGACCCTTATTTTGACAgttattttgcgggtcggggCATTATATGGGTCTGCTATAGACGCTCTTAGATAGTATATGATTATGTAATATGATTATGCAAAAATGgataaaaataaatgtatctagGTACATCCATTCCTCGGACAAGCATTatatgatatactccctccgtcacaaaaTACTTGTCCGAGGAATGGATATAtctagatacatttatttttatcCATTTTTGCAACAAATGATttcggacgaagggagtatatgaTTATGTAACCATTTTAAAaataaacagaaaaaggaaatgaaCGAGAAAAAAATAAACACGAAAAAAAGAGCTGAAGAAAAAACACTGAGAACCGGAGTTTGTGGGATAAAACTTGCAGAAAACCGTAGGAAACACAGGGACCCGAAGGGGGAAAACGACGGAAAACGGGCTGAGCCCGCCCGCTGCTGGGCTGGCCCACTCGCGATAAGTGTGGAATAGCATCTGCTGCTCGGCCGAGCTACAACTGACCCAAATCTGATCATTTCCCCTCGTTGCTTCGCAGTTGTTCTGCTCCGTtctgaaaaaggaaaaaaaaactgtTCCggtccgccgccgccccgcccgcccgcccgcccgcctgCCGCGTGCTTCGTCGGCTCATCGCTGCACCGCTGCACGCCGGAGCAACGCGATCCCTGCACCGCTGCACGCTCTCATCGCTCCCGCGCTTCCGGTAAGCTCTTCGGGCATGCCCTGCCCCGCCTCTCTGTCTATGTCCCCAGTTCTGGCGCTCTCTGCGCAGATAGATCTAGACCTCGCGCGGACACGCTTCGCGTACGCTCCGATGTAGCTAGTTCGATGTTAGTAATCCCGACCAGCGAATCCTTTAGGCGATACTTGATATCTGGGTGCATGTCTGATGTTTGCGGTACTGTGGAGAATCTGTTCTAAGAGTACATACCGCTGTGGTAAATTTACCGAATTCGGGCATCTGATTGGATGTCCTCTTTGCTCTCTGCAGCCGAAGATCCATTTTTCTGGAATTGGCGCTGAATCGCGTACACAACGACTTATTCCTAAGTGGCAATGGTAAGTGGGTCTTGGTTAGGAAGGGGCGACAGGTGATTGTGCAGCATGCCTAGTTGCTGTGTTTGTAACCAGCTTATTTTGCAGGATCCCAAGGGTCTTGACAGCGATAAGTCGGCGAGTAGGCTCTATGTGGGCAATCTGGATTTTAGGATATCAGAGTGAGTTTTTCTCTGGTGCATCTTTCCTTCCAAGGTCAGCCTGGTGTTATGTGTAATCCAACATTATAGTGTGATTCTCCAGGTCTGACGTTATCAAGATGTTCTCCCCCTATGGAAAGATCATAGCGGAGGATTTCCTGCTGCATACCCGTGGCCCGAAGCGAGGCGAGCCTCGTGGTTATGCCTTTGTTCAGTACACTACCAAAGAGGTACGAGTGATATTCATTACTTGTTGCAAATACTCATGGGTCCTGGTAATTCTCACCTTTGCCACCTGAAGTGAGCATGCAGGAAGCTCAGTTGGCAAAGGAGAAAATGAATGGCAAGTTGGTCTGTGGACGTCCCGTGGTGGTTCACCTAGCGAGCGAGAAGGGTTCCCTGGATTCTGGTAATTCACAAAGGGCGCTGAAAGACAAGAAACTAGCAGGTGGTTCGGGAAGCAAGTCAGCACAAACTGATCGTGCTGCAAAGATATCTGCGATAAAAAATAAGTTGAGGTCTCTGGAGAATGAGGGCTGTAGCGCAAAAAGACCAAGACTTAAGCCATATGACTTGAAAAGCACCGGAGAACAATCTGATAAGAAGCTTTGAAGTGAACTTAGTCAGCGTGTTGTGAACAATGCCCTATCATGCTGGTTGCATAGCTGATGTTGCTGCAGTTGTAATACTCTAGCTTTATTAAGTTCGACAAACTAAAGGTGTAGCATTACACAGTTCACCGGACTTGTATGACAGTTTGCACGAATCGCCATTGTCCAAGTAACAATTAAGTCTTCATAGAGAAACCATTTTCGAATCCAGTTCTCCAGTCAATGCTGGTTTATGGAACTGAATTGCATCACAGTTGGTTTCTTCCGCTCTTCAGAACTGTTGGCATGTATCAGTACCAGTGCAATGCTTACCTTTATATACTACTACCAGTAGAACAACATACACAGCAAGGATGAATAACCATTTCGTTTCCATAAGCCCTGTTGCTGTGATAACCCTGAATTTACTTAGATTTAGAAACTCTAGACAATTTCACAATTGCTCAACGATCTGTTGCATGTAATTTCTGCAGCATTGTAAGTATCAGGCTTTTATCTCATCTGTTGTTTCAACTAGAATATATATGTGGTTATTCCAGTATATTTGGGGAGTAGCATCTGATGATATCTCATCTGTAGTGGGGTTTTTAAAATCTCGGAAGTAGTTGGAAACATGCAGGTaacattcacttttctttttatGGTGCTATTTTTAGTTTGCTGCCTGACATCATGCCAGCTCTAGCATCCATGTATATGGTTTCTTGAGGGTCATTATTCTGAGTAATTATGCTAGGTATTTTGAGTAAATATTCTGCAAACCTGTGCTCCTGGAAAGCTTGGATTTGTGGGGACAAAACGTACTCTATTGCTCGACAAAGTATGAGAGCAAGCTCAGAATCTGTCATATTATGAAGGTACATGGCTGCCTGGTCGGCATAATTCATATGTTGTTGTTATGTCTAATTTGTTGTTAAGTTTTGGAACATGGATCAGTGGCGAAGCAGCATCAGTAGTCATTCATGTCTCCAAACCTTAGCTGCCATTTTTTGCATTGCCTAGCATAAAGTCATGTGGATAGCTGCCGGGTGCTGTAAGTCTCACATCTTGTGGCATATTTGTTATGCTAGAGCCTAGAGCACATAATGGTATCAACCTTGAATTATTCGCTTTGTCTGTTTCTTCCTTTGTTCTTACAAAAGTTCTTTTGAAAGTTTGCAAAGATGTCATTTCCTGGGTGCTTGGTATAGAAATCAGAAACCGACAATATCACGCATCAAGGTATCaccttgttttcctgcttgatcATCATTACATGTATTTAATCATTAGAATGGAGATGCCTTATATTGTAAGTACTGCATATTCTAGAGTTTAATCATTTCGAGACTGCTTCTATTCTGCTCATGTTCCGTTACAGTTTCCACCAGTCCTCactctttaaatctgcttaggatTGTCTTTGCCAACTGGGATgcttgtactccctctgtcccggaGGGAATAGTAAGTAAACAACATTGGCCTCTACTCTACTCTTAAACCAACATAGTCCACATCTGGGATGCTTAGGAAACAGTAAGAGTTCCAGGCATTACCTAAAAGAATA encodes:
- the LOC123410828 gene encoding probable RNA-binding protein 18, translating into MDPKGLDSDKSASRLYVGNLDFRISESDVIKMFSPYGKIIAEDFLLHTRGPKRGEPRGYAFVQYTTKEEAQLAKEKMNGKLVCGRPVVVHLASEKGSLDSGNSQRALKDKKLAGGSGSKSAQTDRAAKISAIKNKLRSLENEGCSAKRPRLKPYDLKSTGEQSDKKL